One Luoshenia tenuis DNA window includes the following coding sequences:
- a CDS encoding MATE family efflux transporter gives MAIFVRDKSFYKSLIALAIPISLQNLIAFAVNFADNLMVGTLGDVAISGVYMGSQIQTILQMFINGTGAAMLILIAQYWGKQDLERIRRITVMCIKIVLGIGVVVSILSIALPTQILRLLTNDEAVVQAGLPYLQIMGISYIFFCLSQILISAMRGVENAKVGMYVSLMSLFVNIFLNWVLIFGHLGFPALGITGAAIATLIARIFECAVMVIYTFFIEKTLHLRFGDLRLKAGVLGKDFIKYGLPVMAGDLVWSANVFGQGIIVGRLSAEAIAASSIMGMMNNLTFIWIMGLSAAVGILTGKTVGRGEFEKMKAYAKTIQVMFLIIGVASGILILLIKGPFISLYDISDQAAIYADQLMCVLSVSIVGTCYQATGLSGLVKSGGDTGFVFKNDSIFVFLVVLPASVLALVLNAPVWVVFACLKCDQVLKCFVAVVKINRFNWMKKLTREVG, from the coding sequence ATGGCGATATTTGTGCGTGATAAAAGCTTTTATAAATCGCTGATCGCGCTGGCGATCCCGATTTCGTTGCAGAACCTGATCGCTTTTGCGGTAAACTTTGCCGATAACCTGATGGTGGGGACGCTGGGGGATGTGGCGATCTCGGGCGTATATATGGGCTCGCAGATTCAGACGATCCTGCAGATGTTCATTAACGGCACGGGCGCGGCCATGCTGATCCTGATTGCGCAGTACTGGGGCAAGCAGGATTTAGAGCGCATCCGGCGGATCACGGTGATGTGCATTAAAATCGTGCTGGGCATCGGCGTTGTGGTATCGATCTTATCCATCGCCCTGCCCACACAGATCCTGCGGCTGCTGACCAATGACGAAGCCGTGGTTCAGGCTGGGCTGCCCTACCTGCAGATCATGGGTATCTCGTATATCTTCTTTTGCCTATCCCAGATTTTGATCTCCGCCATGCGCGGGGTGGAAAATGCAAAAGTCGGCATGTATGTTTCGTTGATGTCGCTGTTCGTCAACATCTTTTTAAACTGGGTGTTGATCTTTGGGCACTTGGGCTTCCCGGCGCTGGGGATCACCGGCGCGGCCATCGCCACGCTGATCGCCCGCATCTTTGAATGCGCAGTCATGGTGATCTACACGTTCTTTATCGAAAAAACGCTGCACTTGCGCTTTGGCGACCTGAGGCTTAAGGCCGGCGTGCTGGGCAAGGATTTTATCAAGTACGGCCTGCCGGTCATGGCGGGGGACTTGGTGTGGAGCGCCAACGTATTTGGGCAGGGCATCATCGTGGGCCGGCTATCCGCTGAGGCCATCGCCGCCTCCAGCATCATGGGCATGATGAACAACTTGACCTTTATCTGGATCATGGGATTGAGCGCGGCGGTAGGCATCCTCACTGGGAAGACGGTAGGCCGCGGCGAATTCGAAAAGATGAAGGCCTACGCCAAGACGATCCAGGTGATGTTTCTGATTATCGGCGTGGCCAGCGGGATTTTGATCCTGCTGATCAAGGGGCCCTTTATCTCGCTGTACGATATCAGCGATCAGGCGGCGATCTATGCCGATCAGCTGATGTGTGTGCTATCGGTCAGCATTGTAGGCACCTGCTACCAGGCCACGGGCTTAAGCGGCCTGGTCAAATCCGGAGGCGATACGGGATTCGTGTTCAAAAACGATTCCATCTTCGTATTTTTGGTGGTGCTGCCCGCCTCGGTGCTGGCGCTGGTGCTAAACGCCCCCGTGTGGGTGGTGTTTGCCTGCCTTAAGTGCGACCAGGTGCTTAAATGCTTTGTGGCCGTGGTTAAAATCAACCGGTTTAACTGGATGAAAAAACTGACGCGGGAAGTGGGTTAA
- a CDS encoding sulfatase-like hydrolase/transferase, with translation MEKSSEEIKLENKLAKLRGETAPEPQMTNWKTPLGLAIFLSFSFAFNIAVFGPAEIYFSNSSDFWFGPQSILPVIAAIFLIVFAICFVFCKFLPGKVSGVMVSLIFSGLTALYLQGNFMSNGYPIMDGEAIPWDEMIGRGWLNMAIWTAIIVIPLVIFHFRKNIFRTLVKAGSLLILGIEIVTLITLAVTESLPSGTNSYLSTEDIYKMSQKENIVVIVSDTYEAEYMRWTLEDQPQVAEMLRGFTFYENTTGVSTNTYLSMGTLLSGGEVFPVAKDANAGMRDCMSSETSLAFHKNLHDLGYDINYYTDGRFIGPNEAGMVDNLVVQSVVPNAAALTRVSKLIYKFTCFKYMPHFLKPRFVVDTAAFDQAKAEIEDYPLYTFDDQKFYNDLKNRGIDPTAERGQYIIYHLSGVHAPYVEDRNFNPVKYDDNVSLASRRYEKSLSQMKTLQEMIQQMKDAGVYDNTHIIFTADHGNRNRFNPVFMVKLAGDESDFKVSSAPVSLAEDYPQLIKELAMGKGTDAALFQIPENEKRERFVYSYFSLSGYGRNNDCRITIAINGHAEDMDSYEIVKDEYAADESEKEEYQLGDVIGNIGPNCENAHVLGIDAENAAFSKTASICLKFTEKPQADMEAVINLKEVFGEEQSMTIRAGDKMLFNEAVPQGHKSIVFNIPADTVADDGTLTLSFDFPDTHERIEDFEGLWWFVYQSFAFDTLTLNTSE, from the coding sequence ATGGAGAAAAGCAGTGAAGAAATAAAACTGGAAAATAAGCTGGCGAAACTGCGTGGAGAGACGGCACCAGAACCGCAAATGACAAACTGGAAGACGCCGCTTGGATTGGCTATTTTTCTTTCATTTAGTTTTGCATTTAATATAGCTGTTTTTGGACCTGCGGAGATCTATTTTTCAAATTCCTCCGATTTTTGGTTTGGCCCTCAATCTATTTTGCCGGTAATTGCGGCTATTTTTTTAATTGTTTTTGCAATATGCTTTGTTTTTTGCAAATTTCTTCCCGGAAAAGTGAGCGGTGTGATGGTCTCACTGATTTTCTCGGGTCTAACTGCGTTATATCTTCAGGGAAATTTCATGTCCAACGGATACCCGATCATGGATGGTGAAGCGATTCCGTGGGATGAGATGATAGGACGCGGCTGGCTGAATATGGCCATTTGGACGGCTATTATCGTCATTCCGCTGGTGATTTTTCATTTCCGCAAAAACATATTCCGCACACTGGTAAAGGCTGGATCACTATTGATCCTCGGTATTGAAATCGTTACGCTGATTACGCTGGCTGTGACGGAGTCTTTGCCATCGGGGACGAACAGTTACCTCTCGACGGAGGATATCTATAAAATGTCCCAAAAGGAAAACATAGTTGTTATTGTTTCGGATACATATGAGGCTGAATATATGCGCTGGACTTTGGAAGACCAGCCGCAGGTTGCCGAGATGTTAAGGGGTTTTACATTTTATGAAAATACAACAGGAGTATCTACAAACACATATTTATCCATGGGCACGCTGCTGAGCGGCGGCGAAGTATTTCCTGTAGCCAAAGATGCCAATGCCGGCATGCGGGATTGTATGAGCAGCGAAACCAGCTTGGCCTTCCATAAAAATTTACATGATTTGGGTTATGATATCAATTATTATACGGATGGAAGGTTTATAGGCCCTAATGAAGCGGGGATGGTTGATAATCTAGTTGTACAATCCGTCGTACCCAATGCGGCGGCCTTGACCCGGGTCAGCAAACTGATTTACAAATTTACATGCTTTAAATATATGCCGCATTTTTTAAAACCACGGTTTGTTGTGGATACCGCTGCTTTCGATCAGGCAAAGGCGGAAATTGAAGATTACCCGCTTTATACGTTTGACGATCAGAAATTTTATAACGATCTCAAAAATCGAGGGATTGATCCAACTGCTGAAAGAGGACAATATATCATCTATCATCTATCGGGCGTGCATGCTCCCTATGTGGAAGACCGCAATTTTAATCCCGTAAAATATGATGATAACGTTTCGCTGGCCAGCCGGCGCTATGAGAAAAGCTTAAGCCAAATGAAAACGCTTCAAGAAATGATCCAGCAGATGAAAGATGCGGGGGTATATGATAATACCCATATTATTTTTACTGCTGACCATGGCAATAGAAATCGTTTCAATCCCGTCTTTATGGTTAAACTGGCGGGAGATGAATCGGATTTTAAGGTGTCGTCGGCGCCCGTTTCGCTGGCTGAGGACTATCCACAGCTGATTAAAGAACTGGCAATGGGTAAGGGGACGGACGCGGCATTGTTCCAGATACCAGAAAATGAAAAACGCGAGAGGTTTGTTTACAGTTATTTTAGCTTAAGTGGATATGGCCGGAACAATGATTGCCGGATCACCATTGCCATAAACGGCCATGCGGAAGATATGGACAGCTATGAAATTGTAAAAGATGAGTATGCTGCCGATGAAAGTGAAAAAGAAGAGTATCAGTTAGGAGATGTGATCGGAAACATAGGCCCGAATTGCGAAAATGCGCATGTTCTTGGAATCGATGCGGAGAACGCCGCCTTTTCCAAGACGGCTTCGATCTGTTTGAAATTTACTGAAAAACCCCAAGCCGATATGGAAGCGGTGATTAATTTGAAAGAGGTATTCGGCGAGGAACAATCGATGACGATTCGCGCCGGAGACAAGATGCTTTTTAATGAAGCGGTGCCACAGGGACACAAATCAATTGTATTTAACATACCAGCAGATACTGTGGCAGACGATGGAACGTTGACATTAAGTTTTGATTTCCCGGATACACATGAAAGGATAGAGGATTTTGAAGGCCTATGGTGGTTTGTTTACCAATCTTTTGCCTTTGATACATTGACGCTGAATACAAGTGAATAG
- a CDS encoding undecaprenyldiphospho-muramoylpentapeptide beta-N-acetylglucosaminyltransferase, with the protein MKRIVLTGGGSAGHVTPHMALIPQLLKDGWEIHYVGTADGIERELMAAYKEVTYHAISSGKLRRYLDIKNLRDPFRVIKGVGQSARLMRKLRPQVLFSKGGFVSVPAVIGASLCGVPTVLHESDLTPGLANKLCAPFSKKILTSFEQTAKSIGAKAVYTGSPMRESLFNGDAKAGLAFTGLPGRKPVLLMMGGSLGAQAINDCLREKLPELLKHFEIIHLCGAGGLDPKLKNTPGYFQREYVSDQLPDLFALCSLVLSRAGSNAIFELLALGKPNLLIPLPLAASRGDQLLNAQNFEKAGYSKVLPQEEMTGETLVAALLDLWENRGQYVAAMGREPRRSGAQRVLQEIYASAKK; encoded by the coding sequence ATGAAAAGAATCGTATTGACCGGCGGCGGCTCCGCTGGCCATGTTACGCCCCATATGGCGTTGATCCCGCAGCTCTTAAAGGACGGCTGGGAAATCCACTACGTCGGCACGGCCGATGGGATCGAGCGGGAGCTGATGGCCGCCTATAAAGAGGTGACCTACCATGCCATCAGCTCAGGTAAATTGCGCCGGTACCTGGATATTAAAAACCTGCGCGATCCTTTCCGCGTCATCAAGGGCGTAGGGCAATCGGCCAGGCTGATGCGCAAGCTGCGCCCCCAAGTGCTGTTTTCTAAAGGCGGGTTCGTTTCCGTCCCGGCGGTAATCGGCGCCTCGCTTTGCGGCGTTCCCACTGTGCTGCACGAATCGGACCTGACGCCGGGGCTGGCCAATAAACTGTGTGCCCCCTTTTCCAAAAAGATCCTCACATCGTTTGAACAAACCGCAAAATCCATCGGCGCCAAGGCAGTCTATACCGGTTCCCCGATGAGAGAAAGCCTTTTTAACGGCGATGCGAAAGCCGGCTTGGCCTTTACCGGGCTCCCCGGGCGCAAACCCGTGCTGCTGATGATGGGGGGGAGTTTGGGCGCGCAGGCCATCAACGATTGCCTGCGGGAAAAGCTGCCCGAATTGCTGAAGCATTTTGAGATCATCCACCTTTGCGGCGCGGGCGGACTGGACCCCAAGCTAAAAAACACGCCGGGTTATTTTCAGCGAGAATACGTTTCCGACCAGCTGCCGGACCTGTTCGCCCTCTGCTCGCTGGTGCTCTCCCGGGCCGGGTCCAATGCGATCTTTGAATTACTGGCATTGGGCAAGCCCAATCTATTGATCCCGCTGCCGCTGGCCGCCAGCCGGGGCGATCAGCTGCTCAACGCCCAGAATTTTGAAAAAGCGGGCTATTCTAAAGTCCTTCCTCAGGAGGAGATGACCGGAGAGACGCTGGTAGCCGCCCTGCTGGACTTGTGGGAGAACCGGGGCCAGTACGTGGCAGCTATGGGCCGCGAACCCCGGCGCAGCGGCGCCCAGCGGGTTCTGCAGGAAATTTACGCTAGCGCAAAAAAATAA
- a CDS encoding HlyC/CorC family transporter has protein sequence METQYIIILVLVALVAMSAYFSATETAFSTFNRIRIKNMAAQGDKRAALVLHLSEDYDRLLSTILIGNNIVNIASASLATIIFTQAFGDMGVTLSTIVMTVVVLIFGEISPKSLAKDHPERFSMFSAPALKMCCILLKPLNFLFAQWKKLLGRLFKSGNDAGVTEEELLTLVEEAQQEGGIDTQAGELIRSAIEFDDLDAVDICTPRTEIAGIADTATPEEIMSAFMDNTYSRLPVYHEDLDHIIGVLHQRDFFKLILREHQPLTDVLYTVPFIPPTVKISQLLQQLQQSKSHMAIVLDEYGGTLGLITLEDIIEELVGEIWDEHDQVVQDFEPLGGDYYRVLGSADVDDLFELAGLDEEVEFNSVNGWIADYLGRIPRVGDTFQYQNLDVSVLKADGRRVLEAKVHIGPQAAPQTED, from the coding sequence TTGGAAACACAGTATATCATCATTCTCGTTTTAGTCGCGTTGGTGGCGATGTCCGCCTACTTTTCGGCGACGGAAACGGCTTTTTCTACATTCAACCGCATTCGCATCAAAAACATGGCGGCGCAGGGCGATAAACGCGCGGCGCTTGTCCTGCATCTTTCCGAGGACTACGACCGGCTGCTCTCGACGATCCTGATCGGCAACAACATCGTCAACATCGCCTCGGCCTCTCTAGCAACCATCATCTTCACCCAGGCTTTTGGCGATATGGGGGTCACGCTTTCCACTATCGTGATGACTGTGGTGGTGTTGATCTTTGGCGAGATTTCGCCTAAAAGTCTGGCCAAAGATCATCCTGAACGCTTTTCCATGTTCTCCGCGCCTGCGCTGAAGATGTGCTGCATACTCCTTAAACCCTTGAATTTTCTCTTTGCCCAGTGGAAAAAGCTATTGGGCCGGCTTTTTAAAAGCGGGAACGATGCGGGCGTTACCGAGGAGGAGCTGCTTACCCTGGTGGAGGAGGCCCAGCAGGAGGGCGGCATCGATACCCAGGCGGGCGAGTTGATCCGCAGCGCCATCGAATTTGACGATCTGGACGCGGTAGATATCTGCACGCCCCGTACCGAGATTGCCGGTATCGCCGATACGGCAACCCCAGAGGAGATCATGTCCGCATTTATGGATAATACCTATTCGCGCTTGCCTGTATATCACGAGGATCTGGATCACATCATAGGCGTTTTACATCAGCGAGATTTCTTTAAGCTCATCCTGCGCGAGCATCAGCCTCTGACTGACGTGCTGTATACAGTGCCCTTTATCCCGCCCACGGTCAAAATTTCACAGCTGCTGCAACAGCTTCAGCAGTCTAAATCCCACATGGCGATCGTGCTGGACGAATACGGCGGCACACTGGGGCTGATCACCCTGGAGGACATCATCGAAGAGCTGGTGGGCGAAATCTGGGATGAGCACGATCAAGTCGTTCAGGATTTTGAACCCCTGGGCGGCGATTACTACCGGGTCCTGGGCAGCGCGGATGTGGACGATCTGTTCGAGCTGGCCGGGCTGGATGAGGAAGTAGAGTTCAACTCCGTCAACGGCTGGATCGCCGATTACCTGGGGCGTATCCCCCGGGTAGGCGATACTTTCCAGTACCAAAACTTGGATGTATCCGTACTCAAGGCCGATGGCCGCAGGGTGTTAGAGGCCAAAGTGCATATCGGCCCCCAGGCCGCCCCACAAACGGAGGACTAG
- a CDS encoding GNAT family N-acetyltransferase: MDNIRPATLEDISRLAEIEVFNYRLNFYPVFRDDAYYFGELTVANAVENYRRTQENVKNTYVYDDGVVKGFIRIEGGEVVKLFVEPVLQGQSIGAQLLNYAIAHHAVTFLWALEKNERALRFYLQRGFHLTGKRKYEEGTTEYLVRLER, encoded by the coding sequence ATGGATAATATCCGCCCGGCAACCCTGGAGGACATCTCGCGGCTTGCCGAGATCGAGGTATTTAATTACCGCCTTAACTTTTACCCGGTGTTCCGGGATGACGCCTACTACTTTGGCGAGTTGACGGTTGCAAACGCGGTAGAGAATTACCGCCGTACGCAGGAGAACGTAAAAAACACTTATGTTTATGATGACGGCGTGGTAAAAGGCTTTATCCGCATTGAGGGTGGCGAGGTCGTCAAGCTGTTTGTCGAGCCGGTATTACAAGGCCAGTCCATCGGCGCCCAGTTATTGAATTATGCCATCGCGCATCATGCGGTCACCTTTTTGTGGGCTCTGGAGAAAAACGAAAGAGCGCTCCGTTTTTATCTGCAAAGGGGCTTTCACCTCACCGGTAAAAGGAAGTATGAGGAGGGAACCACGGAGTATCTTGTACGCTTGGAGCGCTAA
- a CDS encoding LytR/AlgR family response regulator transcription factor: MNIRTMVADDDAGMRLLLKKIVEKTPGFEAPVEAKDGLEALELFERYRPRLVFLDIEMPLQSGVECARRIQDIDPRAFIVFVTAHEEYMREAFELYAMDYLVKPFKVARVQETLERMRQIEAGEYLRGMDPAASISAGTRLVIKRKESVQVVDTAEIILIQREERQSAIYTVGGRVLSGDTLSELERQLPPDRFFRSHKSYIINVGAVQGIYPYGRWTYIVKLRGLQQDALLTFERYPELMRRIGG; the protein is encoded by the coding sequence TTGAATATCCGAACGATGGTGGCAGACGATGACGCGGGGATGCGGCTGCTGCTTAAAAAAATCGTGGAAAAAACGCCGGGATTTGAAGCGCCTGTGGAGGCGAAAGATGGGCTGGAGGCGCTGGAGCTGTTTGAGCGCTACCGGCCGCGTCTGGTGTTTTTGGACATTGAAATGCCGCTGCAAAGCGGGGTGGAATGTGCCAGACGCATTCAGGATATCGACCCGCGCGCATTCATCGTGTTTGTAACGGCACATGAGGAGTACATGCGGGAGGCCTTTGAGCTGTATGCCATGGACTATCTGGTCAAACCCTTCAAGGTCGCCCGGGTACAGGAGACGCTGGAGCGGATGCGCCAGATCGAGGCGGGCGAATATTTGAGGGGCATGGATCCTGCGGCATCGATCTCGGCAGGGACGCGCCTGGTCATCAAGCGCAAGGAGAGCGTGCAGGTGGTGGATACTGCCGAGATCATCCTCATCCAGCGGGAGGAGCGGCAAAGCGCGATCTACACCGTGGGCGGACGGGTGCTTTCGGGCGATACCCTGTCGGAGCTGGAGCGCCAGCTGCCGCCGGACCGGTTTTTCCGCAGCCATAAATCCTACATCATCAACGTAGGCGCTGTTCAGGGCATTTATCCCTATGGCCGGTGGACCTACATCGTTAAACTGCGCGGCCTCCAGCAGGATGCGCTGCTGACCTTTGAGCGCTATCCGGAGCTGATGCGGCGGATCGGCGGGTAA
- the floA gene encoding flotillin-like protein FloA (flotillin-like protein involved in membrane lipid rafts), translating into MEILWIIIAVVAAIIVLTIFFTFVPLGLWISAMAAGVRVGIFTLIGMRIRRVVPSRIVNPMIKAVKAGLDVQIDKLEAHYLAGGNVDRVINALIAAQRADIPLEFERAAAIDLAGRDVLQAVQMSVNPKVIETPVVAAIAKDGIELRAKARVTVRANIDRLVGGAGEETVIARVGEGIVTTVGSAETHKQVLENPDLISRTVLSKGLDAGTAFEILSIDIADVDVGRNIGAQLQMDQAEADKRIAQAKAEERRAMAVAKEQEMQAAVQEMRAKVVEAEAEVPKAMASALREGKLGVLDYYNMQNVVADTGMRDSISRMGAPKNDQPQK; encoded by the coding sequence ATGGAAATCTTATGGATCATTATCGCCGTGGTGGCGGCGATCATCGTTCTGACCATCTTCTTCACCTTTGTTCCGCTGGGGCTGTGGATCAGCGCCATGGCGGCGGGTGTAAGGGTAGGCATCTTTACGCTGATCGGCATGCGCATCCGCCGCGTGGTGCCCTCGCGCATCGTCAACCCCATGATCAAGGCCGTTAAGGCGGGGTTGGATGTGCAGATCGATAAGCTTGAGGCGCACTACCTGGCCGGCGGCAACGTGGACCGGGTGATCAACGCCTTGATCGCCGCGCAGCGCGCGGATATCCCGCTGGAGTTTGAGCGGGCCGCCGCCATCGACCTGGCCGGGCGGGACGTGCTCCAGGCAGTACAGATGTCGGTCAACCCCAAGGTCATCGAGACCCCGGTGGTGGCGGCGATCGCCAAGGACGGCATTGAGCTGCGGGCCAAGGCGCGGGTAACGGTGCGCGCCAATATTGACCGGCTGGTCGGCGGCGCGGGGGAGGAGACGGTCATCGCCCGCGTAGGCGAGGGTATCGTTACCACGGTAGGTTCTGCTGAGACCCATAAACAGGTGCTGGAAAACCCGGATCTGATCTCCCGCACGGTGCTCTCCAAGGGCCTGGACGCGGGTACGGCCTTTGAAATTCTCTCTATCGACATTGCGGACGTGGACGTAGGGCGCAATATCGGCGCACAGCTGCAGATGGACCAGGCCGAGGCCGACAAGCGTATTGCCCAGGCCAAGGCGGAGGAGCGCCGGGCCATGGCCGTTGCCAAAGAGCAGGAGATGCAGGCCGCGGTGCAGGAGATGCGCGCCAAAGTGGTGGAGGCCGAGGCCGAAGTGCCCAAGGCCATGGCCAGCGCGCTGCGCGAGGGCAAGCTGGGCGTGCTGGACTATTACAATATGCAAAATGTGGTAGCGGATACCGGCATGCGCGATTCGATCTCCCGCATGGGCGCTCCCAAAAACGACCAGCCGCAAAAGTAA
- a CDS encoding NfeD family protein, whose protein sequence is MLEALTAIVWLPIAMIVFGVILVIVEMFIPGFGVPGTLGIILLIAGIGLQAKSLMEAILLVIIVLAVLGVALAFALHSATKGIISRTPLILKARLNREQGFRSTEDMEVFLGKVGRTLTTLRPTGSADFDGVKLDVVSDGEYIEPGCPVEITKVEGRRILVRALAKEQA, encoded by the coding sequence ATGTTGGAGGCATTAACAGCCATCGTATGGCTGCCCATTGCCATGATCGTCTTTGGCGTGATCTTGGTGATCGTGGAGATGTTTATACCGGGCTTTGGGGTGCCGGGCACCCTGGGGATCATTTTACTGATCGCGGGCATCGGCCTGCAGGCCAAATCGCTGATGGAAGCGATTCTATTGGTGATCATCGTACTGGCGGTATTGGGCGTTGCCCTGGCGTTTGCATTGCATTCGGCCACCAAGGGCATTATATCAAGGACGCCGCTGATCTTAAAAGCGCGCCTGAACCGGGAGCAGGGCTTCCGCTCCACGGAGGATATGGAGGTCTTTTTGGGAAAGGTGGGCAGAACCTTGACCACCCTGCGGCCTACCGGCAGCGCAGATTTTGATGGCGTCAAGCTGGACGTGGTCAGCGATGGGGAGTACATCGAACCGGGCTGTCCGGTGGAGATCACCAAGGTCGAGGGCCGGCGGATCCTGGTGCGGGCGCTTGCCAAAGAGCAGGCTTAG
- a CDS encoding sensor histidine kinase, giving the protein MNKKNLVVRKAVVGMAILAALQVLALGALVILLINDEDIAWLGGAQGALLVAALLVILNGILAVRETMMLWGSRERNEMLIDTVGQMEKLNLTLRAQRHDFLNHLQVLHGLMEMEEYAAADEYIGDIYSDIKRVSRMMRTAQPAVNALLQAKAGDCEQKGLQFELQVGTRLEHLAIEPWALCRVLGNLIDNAAEAVMLAQCKGTILVELSEDLKSYRISVHNNGPEIPASLREQIFKPGFSTKGDERGMGLAIVSHILEENGGSIALQSDGNGTTFSLRLPKA; this is encoded by the coding sequence ATGAATAAAAAGAACTTGGTCGTGCGCAAAGCGGTGGTGGGGATGGCGATTCTCGCTGCGCTGCAGGTACTGGCGCTGGGGGCGCTGGTGATCCTGCTGATAAACGATGAGGACATCGCCTGGCTGGGCGGCGCGCAGGGGGCGCTGCTGGTGGCTGCGCTGCTGGTGATCCTCAACGGCATCCTCGCCGTGCGGGAGACCATGATGCTCTGGGGCAGCCGCGAGCGCAATGAGATGCTGATCGATACCGTGGGACAGATGGAAAAGCTGAACCTGACGCTGCGCGCCCAGCGGCACGACTTCTTAAACCATCTGCAGGTGTTGCACGGGTTGATGGAGATGGAGGAATATGCCGCGGCGGACGAGTATATCGGCGATATTTACAGCGATATCAAGCGCGTCAGCCGGATGATGCGCACGGCGCAGCCGGCCGTCAACGCGCTTTTACAGGCAAAGGCGGGCGACTGCGAGCAAAAGGGCCTTCAGTTTGAGTTGCAGGTGGGCACCCGGCTTGAGCACCTGGCCATCGAGCCTTGGGCGCTGTGCAGGGTGCTGGGCAACCTGATCGACAACGCGGCAGAAGCGGTAATGCTTGCACAGTGCAAGGGGACGATCCTGGTCGAGCTGAGCGAGGATCTAAAAAGTTACCGGATCAGCGTGCATAATAATGGCCCCGAGATCCCCGCTTCCCTGCGGGAGCAGATCTTTAAACCTGGGTTTTCCACCAAGGGGGACGAGCGGGGCATGGGGCTGGCCATCGTTTCGCATATTTTAGAGGAAAACGGCGGCAGCATCGCGCTGCAATCCGATGGAAACGGCACCACTTTCTCTTTGCGGCTGCCCAAGGCATGA
- a CDS encoding ABC transporter ATP-binding protein: MLNIRNLTKQYAGGKKAVDGLTLDVQSGEIFGFIGHNGAGKTTTLRAVAGILDFDEGEITIDGKSITSEPVAAKQIMAFLPDNPDMYEFLSGIAYLKFIADIYGIPKEKREALIAKYADAFEMTGALGSPIASYSHGMKQKLALISAFMRQPKLLILDEPFVGLDPSAAHLMKGFLRELCDAGGAVFFSTHVLEVAEKLCDRVAIIRNGKLVVQGKMADIVGDSSLEEVFLELVEQGK, encoded by the coding sequence ATGTTAAACATCAGGAACCTGACAAAGCAGTACGCCGGAGGCAAAAAGGCGGTAGACGGGCTGACACTGGATGTGCAAAGCGGCGAGATCTTCGGCTTTATCGGGCATAACGGCGCTGGAAAGACCACGACGCTGCGCGCTGTAGCCGGGATACTGGATTTCGACGAGGGAGAGATCACTATCGACGGTAAATCCATTACCAGCGAACCGGTTGCGGCCAAGCAGATCATGGCGTTTTTGCCGGATAACCCGGACATGTATGAGTTTTTAAGCGGCATTGCCTATTTAAAGTTTATCGCGGATATCTACGGTATCCCCAAGGAGAAGCGGGAGGCGCTGATCGCCAAATATGCCGATGCCTTTGAGATGACCGGCGCCCTGGGCAGCCCGATCGCCAGCTATAGCCACGGCATGAAGCAGAAGCTGGCGCTGATCAGCGCTTTTATGCGCCAGCCCAAGCTGCTGATCCTGGATGAGCCCTTTGTGGGGCTGGACCCCAGCGCGGCCCATCTAATGAAGGGCTTTTTGCGCGAGCTGTGCGATGCGGGCGGGGCGGTTTTCTTCTCCACCCACGTGCTGGAGGTAGCCGAAAAGCTGTGCGACCGGGTGGCCATCATCCGGAACGGCAAGCTGGTCGTCCAGGGTAAAATGGCGGACATCGTGGGCGATTCCTCGCTGGAGGAAGTGTTTCTGGAATTGGTCGAACAGGGCAAGTAG